From Pseudomonas sp. G.S.17, the proteins below share one genomic window:
- a CDS encoding HAMP domain-containing sensor histidine kinase — protein MAASSLSRSISAIFFVFGLILAAGLTIQGNLSQQMIVHPVWHEILQSSTDPYVSGGRLIPAKQLPATGVIRGWHLTGNEVPADMPEYFLRLNAGFHDEHQLDAYDSERSYAVLVTPVADGRIVMSVDITDLENYQNMTARVSVLIAVLSGVMILGAILWIYRSMKRPMQALAQRMEQLDPEQPAQRLCTDFTLKELHDIALIVNRHLERVERFIERERSLLDQASHEFRTPIAVIAGAVDVIKLYDLPAEAERPLTRIESTVGNLTEIMSALLFLSREPDLTSPVQSTRLDTLTAALIEDHGYLLQGSGAAFVIDEFNPVVLECPEAMVRIVVSNLLRNAAEHSHEGPIRISLDANRLSIVNSTGNFDAAEAARRYTRALGDSTKQGGGQGLGLFITRRICERFGWTLLIASAGAGQTVAKLSFA, from the coding sequence ATGGCAGCCAGCAGTCTGAGCCGCAGCATCAGTGCGATCTTTTTCGTCTTCGGCCTGATCCTGGCGGCGGGGCTGACAATTCAGGGCAACCTGAGCCAACAAATGATCGTGCATCCTGTCTGGCACGAGATTCTGCAATCGAGCACCGACCCCTATGTGTCTGGAGGACGGCTAATCCCCGCCAAACAGCTTCCCGCCACTGGTGTGATCCGGGGCTGGCACCTCACCGGCAACGAGGTGCCAGCGGACATGCCTGAATATTTCCTGCGCCTCAATGCGGGATTCCACGATGAGCATCAACTGGACGCCTACGACAGCGAGCGCAGTTATGCCGTGCTGGTGACGCCGGTGGCAGACGGACGCATCGTCATGTCCGTCGACATCACGGACCTTGAAAATTATCAGAACATGACCGCGCGGGTGAGCGTGCTCATCGCGGTGCTAAGTGGCGTGATGATTCTGGGGGCGATTCTTTGGATTTACCGCAGCATGAAACGGCCGATGCAGGCACTGGCGCAACGAATGGAGCAGCTGGACCCGGAACAACCGGCCCAACGCCTTTGCACCGACTTTACTTTGAAGGAACTGCACGACATAGCGCTTATCGTGAACCGCCATCTGGAGCGGGTAGAGCGCTTTATCGAACGTGAGCGCAGCCTTCTGGACCAGGCCAGCCATGAGTTTCGTACGCCCATCGCAGTAATTGCCGGCGCGGTTGACGTGATCAAGTTGTATGACCTGCCGGCCGAGGCAGAACGGCCACTGACGCGCATTGAGTCCACGGTCGGCAACCTGACGGAAATCATGTCGGCGCTGCTCTTTCTGTCCAGAGAGCCAGACCTGACCAGCCCCGTGCAGAGCACTCGGCTGGATACCCTCACTGCCGCGCTAATTGAGGATCATGGGTATTTGCTACAGGGCTCCGGCGCGGCGTTCGTGATCGATGAGTTCAATCCTGTGGTGCTTGAGTGCCCCGAAGCCATGGTGCGCATTGTCGTCAGCAACCTGTTGCGCAATGCGGCTGAACACAGCCACGAAGGGCCCATCCGGATAAGCCTTGACGCTAACCGGCTCAGCATCGTCAACAGCACCGGCAACTTCGATGCCGCCGAGGCCGCTCGACGTTACACCCGAGCCCTGGGCGATTCGACTAAACAAGGCGGTGGGCAAGGTCTGGGTTTGTTTATCACTCGCCGGATCTGTGAACGGTTTGGCTGGACCTTGCTGATTGCTTCGGCGGGTGCGGGTCAAACAGTCGCGAAATTGAGTTTTGCGTAG
- a CDS encoding IS1182 family transposase: MKRFIEGEARTQVTLLPECLDDYVAEENPVRVVDVFVDELDLGALGFEGVDPAVTGRPAYHPAVLLKIYIYGYLNRIQSSRRLEREAERNVELMWLTGRLAPDFKTIADFRKDNGKAIRSVCRQFIVLCRNLNLFSQSIIAIDGSKFKAVNNRDRNFTQGKVKARMQQIEQSIDRYLAAMDSADRATPEVAEAKAERLKEKIKTLKKQMQKLKEIEAQLHESPDQQISLTDPDARSMATSGRGTGTVGYNVQTAVDDKHHLIIAHEVTNVGNDRGQLSNMANQAREEIGAESLTVVADRGYYKGLEIFTCEQAGITTFVPKPLTSGSKAEGRFGKQDFIYLAASDEYRCPAGQLLTRRHSSTEDGMLLHCYYFSGCQSCSMQKQCTTGKERRVKRWEHESVVDAMQARLEHDPAMMRVRRQTVEHPFGTLKYWMGSTHFLTKTLPRVSTEMSLHVLAYNLKRMMSIFGIAGLLEAIRA, from the coding sequence ATGAAGCGATTTATTGAAGGTGAGGCTCGGACGCAAGTCACCTTGCTGCCGGAGTGTCTGGACGATTACGTAGCCGAAGAAAATCCAGTGCGCGTGGTCGATGTTTTCGTCGATGAACTCGACCTGGGCGCACTTGGTTTTGAGGGAGTCGACCCTGCCGTTACGGGTCGTCCGGCCTATCACCCAGCGGTGTTGCTGAAGATCTATATCTACGGCTATCTCAATCGGATTCAGTCCAGCCGCCGGCTTGAGCGAGAGGCCGAGCGCAACGTCGAGTTGATGTGGCTAACGGGGCGTTTGGCTCCGGACTTCAAAACCATTGCCGACTTTCGCAAAGACAACGGCAAAGCCATTCGCAGCGTATGCCGCCAGTTCATAGTGCTTTGTCGCAACCTCAATCTCTTCTCGCAGTCGATCATCGCCATCGACGGCAGCAAATTCAAAGCCGTCAATAATCGCGACCGCAACTTCACTCAGGGCAAAGTGAAGGCTCGCATGCAGCAGATCGAGCAGAGCATTGATCGATATCTGGCGGCGATGGATTCGGCGGATCGGGCAACGCCCGAAGTGGCCGAGGCCAAAGCCGAGCGGCTTAAAGAAAAGATAAAAACACTGAAAAAGCAGATGCAGAAACTCAAGGAAATCGAGGCGCAGCTCCACGAAAGTCCAGACCAGCAGATTTCCCTCACCGATCCAGATGCACGCTCAATGGCCACGAGCGGCCGAGGCACCGGGACGGTTGGCTACAACGTACAAACCGCTGTCGACGACAAACACCATTTGATCATTGCCCATGAGGTGACCAACGTTGGCAATGACCGCGGGCAGCTGAGCAATATGGCGAACCAGGCGCGTGAAGAAATCGGAGCTGAATCGCTAACGGTGGTGGCCGACCGAGGCTATTACAAAGGTCTGGAAATCTTTACTTGCGAGCAAGCTGGCATCACTACCTTCGTACCGAAACCCCTTACATCTGGCAGCAAAGCGGAAGGCAGATTTGGCAAGCAGGACTTCATCTATCTTGCGGCTTCGGACGAGTATCGATGCCCTGCGGGGCAGCTACTAACCAGGCGACATTCGTCGACGGAAGACGGCATGTTATTGCATTGTTATTACTTCTCAGGCTGCCAGTCCTGCTCAATGCAAAAGCAATGTACGACGGGTAAGGAGCGCCGTGTGAAGCGTTGGGAACATGAGTCGGTAGTCGACGCGATGCAGGCTCGGCTAGAACATGATCCCGCGATGATGAGGGTTCGTCGACAGACCGTTGAGCATCCTTTTGGAACGCTCAAGTACTGGATGGGAAGTACCCACTTCCTGACCAAAACCCTGCCGAGGGTGAGTACTGAGATGAGCCTTCATGTTCTCGCCTACAACCTCAAACGAATGATGAGCATCTTCGGCATCGCAGGGCTGCTTGAGGCGATCAGGGCGTGA
- a CDS encoding MipA/OmpV family protein codes for MKHSLILSLTLCVASSAVSAQTSITEATPVFSEQAPRARWGLGLGAALSSGVYAGQDAQLTPFPLISYEGERFFWRGIAGGVHLFKRDGFALDATLSARMDGIDRSDFGRRELAERGIDRSLLEDRDDGVDLGLAGRWSGAFGELELDVKGDISSASDGYEAGLTYGYPIQWGQNSLTPHIGVAHLSKKLANYYYGMLPGETARGVVDYRPGSATVQRVGLDYVRPFAERWAFIANVSYEHLPGKITDSPLVDKDTDGSMSAFFGISRGF; via the coding sequence ATGAAACATTCGCTGATCTTATCCTTGACCCTCTGTGTCGCTTCCAGCGCCGTCAGCGCGCAAACCTCCATCACAGAAGCCACCCCGGTTTTCTCTGAACAAGCACCTCGGGCGCGTTGGGGACTTGGGCTTGGCGCCGCCTTGTCCAGCGGCGTGTATGCCGGTCAGGACGCACAACTGACGCCGTTTCCGCTGATCAGCTACGAAGGAGAGCGCTTCTTCTGGCGCGGCATCGCCGGGGGCGTTCATCTGTTCAAGCGAGACGGGTTCGCCCTCGATGCGACGTTATCTGCACGCATGGACGGTATTGATCGATCGGACTTCGGCAGGCGCGAACTGGCCGAACGTGGCATCGATCGGTCCTTGCTCGAAGACCGCGACGACGGCGTTGACCTGGGCCTGGCCGGCCGCTGGAGCGGCGCGTTCGGTGAGCTCGAGCTTGACGTCAAAGGGGACATCAGCAGCGCGAGCGACGGCTACGAAGCAGGGCTGACCTACGGCTACCCGATCCAGTGGGGCCAGAACAGCCTCACGCCCCACATTGGCGTCGCCCATCTGTCGAAAAAGCTGGCGAACTATTATTACGGTATGCTGCCTGGCGAAACCGCACGCGGTGTCGTCGACTACCGACCCGGCAGTGCGACCGTTCAGCGCGTGGGGCTGGATTACGTCCGGCCATTCGCGGAACGCTGGGCGTTCATCGCCAACGTGTCGTACGAGCATCTGCCCGGCAAAATCACCGACAGCCCGCTGGTGGACAAAGACACCGATGGTTCGATGTCTGCGTTCTTCGGGATTTCGCGAGGCTTCTGA
- a CDS encoding response regulator transcription factor — protein sequence MDNSVKQALSVLIIEDNAALAANIYDYLRACGHHPDAAPDGETGLSLLASERYDVIVLDWMMPRMDGMTMLAKLRTTLKSRIPVIVITAKDQVENKIQGFLTGADDYIVKPVALAELEIRLRVVTQRVNGAQMESQVLEVADLRFDLGTLRVTRAGKTIPMTPVRRTLLAVLMRRSPGLVRRDELETLIWDDRVPDHVALRSHMYMLRKAVDGEASLKLIKTVAGSGYRLHAGDE from the coding sequence ATGGATAACTCGGTCAAGCAGGCCCTGAGCGTTCTGATCATCGAAGACAACGCTGCTCTGGCGGCCAATATCTACGATTACCTGCGGGCCTGTGGTCATCATCCCGACGCAGCCCCCGATGGCGAGACGGGGCTTAGCCTGTTGGCGAGCGAGCGGTATGACGTCATTGTCCTAGACTGGATGATGCCGCGGATGGACGGGATGACGATGCTGGCCAAGCTGCGCACGACATTAAAATCCCGCATCCCGGTGATCGTCATCACGGCCAAGGATCAGGTTGAGAACAAGATTCAAGGGTTCCTGACCGGGGCAGACGATTACATCGTCAAACCGGTGGCTCTCGCCGAGCTCGAGATCAGGCTGCGGGTGGTCACCCAGCGGGTGAACGGCGCGCAAATGGAATCCCAGGTGCTGGAAGTGGCTGACTTGCGCTTCGACCTGGGCACGTTGCGGGTGACCCGAGCCGGCAAGACTATCCCCATGACCCCCGTGCGACGAACACTGCTTGCGGTGCTGATGCGCCGGTCACCCGGCCTGGTGCGTCGGGATGAACTCGAAACGCTGATCTGGGATGACCGCGTTCCGGACCATGTTGCCTTGCGCTCGCACATGTACATGCTGCGCAAAGCCGTTGACGGCGAGGCATCACTCAAGCTGATAAAAACCGTGGCGGGCAGTGGGTATCGTCTTCATGCAGGCGATGAATGA